Proteins encoded in a region of the Podarcis muralis chromosome 4, rPodMur119.hap1.1, whole genome shotgun sequence genome:
- the LOC144327430 gene encoding olfactory receptor 52K1-like: MAGGDQNGTANVSYTDFLLLAFPGLQESRYLLAIPFFCLYLMIVAGNSILIYTVRTDHSLHSPMYVLVALLFAVNLCGSTVILPKMLLSFLLGVSHISLTECLVQMFFLYFATMQDCNLLLLMALDRYVAICHPLHYTDIMTKKLLVILTLVALARGVAFVSPVVILASQVRFCRSNIIGHFACEHMALMRLSCGDISRNKVLGLAARTITAIFDFGFLLGSYGCILQVSMQMSSGHARHKAFHTCGTHLMVILTTYSSRIISSIVYRLAKSASQDVHNLISTIYLFLPWILHPIIYGMRTKEIQDSLWKLLRRKWAHLVPGKAVAVSRIK, encoded by the coding sequence ATGGCTGGAGGGGATCAGAATGGAACAGCCAACGTCTCCTACACAGACTTCCTTCTGCTCGCCTTCCCAGGCCTCCAAGAGTCCAGATATCTCCTCGCCATCCCTTTCTTCTGCCTTTACCTCATGATTGTTGCAGGGAACTCCATCCTGATCTACACCGTGAGGACAGATCACAGTCTCCATTCGCCCATGTACGTCCTGGTTGCTTTGCTCTTCGCAGTCAACCTCTGTGGCTCCACCGTCATCCTTCCCAAGATGCTCCTCAGCTTCCTTCTCGGAGTCAGCCACATCTCCCTGACGGAGTGCCTGGTCCAGATGTTCTTCCTCTACTTTGCCACCATGCAGGACTGCAATCTTCTTCTCCTGATGGCTCTGGACAGATATGTGGCCATTTGTCACCCTCTGCACTACACAGACATCATGACGAAGAAGCTCCTGGTGATATTGACACTGGTCGCTCTTGCCCGGGGCGTGGCTTTCGTCAGCCCAGTAGTGATCCTGGCTTCCCAGGTGAGGTTCTGCCGGTCCAACATCATTGGGCATTTTGCCTGTGAGCACATGGCCCTCATGAGGTTGTCCTGTGGTGACATCTCCAGGAATAAGGTTCTAGGCTTGGCAGCAAGAACCATCACCGCCATCTTTGACTTTGGCTTTCTCCTGGGTTCTTACGGCTGCATCCTCCAAGTGTCCATGCAGATGAGCTCTGGCCACGCCCGACACAAGGCCTTCCACACCTGTGGCACCCACCTCATGGTCATCCTTACAACCTACTCTTCCAGAATCATCTCCTCCATTGTCTACCGCTTAGCCAAGTCAGCCAGCCAGGATGTCCACAATCTCATCAGCACAATATACCTGTTTCTTCCATGGATCCTGCACCCCATCATTTATGGCATGAGGACTAAGGAGATCCAGGACAGTCTTTGGAAGCTGCTCAGGAGGAAATGGGCTCATTTGGTCCCTGGGAAAGCTGTGGCTGTGAGCAGAATCAAGTGA
- the LOC144327441 gene encoding olfactory receptor 52K1-like, which produces MGVETPSGAANISYTEFVLLPFPGLQDSRQLLVIPFFCLFVVILAANSVLIYTVKAEESLHSPMCLLIALLLAVNICGTATILPRMLLSFLLRASRISLAECLVQMFFLYFTSVLDCSVLLMMALDRYVAICHPLRYADLMTTRLLALLTLASMLRSLFVVSPVVILASRVSFCRSDVISHFACEHMALMRLSCSDISINKAVGMAMRCVDVILDFSILLASYSQIVRTALKIASGNVRHKAFHTCGTHLIVLFVSYSSRLSSSIIFRLAKSASQDVHNLISAVYLLFPWAVHPVIYGVRTKEIRESLRKLFRRSDSPLLRTFKR; this is translated from the coding sequence ATGGGCGTGGAGACCCCGAGCGGAGCTGCCAACATCTCCTACACGGAATTCGTCCTGCTTCCGTTCCCCGGcctccaggattccaggcagcTCCTTGTGatccctttcttctgcctctTTGTGGTCATCCTGGCGGCCAACTCCGTCCTGATCTACACGGTGAAGGCAGAGGAGAGCCTCCACTCGCCCATGTGCCTGCTCATCGCCTTGCTGCTGGCGGTCAACATCTGTGGGACGGCCACCATCCTCCCCAGGATGCTCCTCAGCTTCCTTCTCCGCGCCAGCCGCATCTCGCTGGCCGAGTGCCTGGTGCAAATGTTCTTCCTGTACTTCACTTCCGTCCTGGACTGCAGCGTCCTGCTGATGATGGCTCTTGACCGGTACGTGGCCATCTGCCACCCGCTGCGCTACGCGGACCTCATGACCACCCGGCTGCTGGCGCTGCTGACTCTCGCCTCCATGTTGCGTAGCCTTTTCGTCGTCAGCCCCGTGGTGATCCTGGCTTCCCGGGTGAGCTTCTGCCGCTCGGACGTCATCAGCCACTTTGCCTGTGAGCACATGGCCCTGATGAGGTTGTCCTGCAGCGACATCTCCATCAACAAGGCGGTGGGGATGGCGATGCGGTGCGTCGACGTCATCCTGGACTTCAGCATCCTCCTGGCTTCCTACAGCCAAATCGTCCGCACGGCGCTGAAGATCGCTTCCGGCAACGTCCGCCACAAGGCCTTCCACACCTGCGGGACACACCTGATCGTCCTCTTCGTCAGCTACTCCtcccgcctctcctcctccatcatcTTCCGCCTGGCCAAGTCGGCCTCCCAAGACGTCCACAACCTGATCAGCGCAGTCTACCTGCTGTTCCCCTGGGCTGTCCACCCGGTTATCTACGGGGTGAGGACCAAGGAGATCAGAGAGAGCCTCCGAAAGCTCTTCAGGAGATCCGACAGCCCTCTCCTTAGGACTTTCAAGCGCTAA
- the LOC144327442 gene encoding uncharacterized protein LOC144327442, with translation MATDNSFSPFNPASGDWEAYASRFTFLLEAKGVTDEEDAKKRAIFFSVCGEETFEIARALLAPEDVATVPYKTIMEQLKGHFSPQPSVVARRNAFYAKRQAPGETITGFVTSLRQAARFCNFSELENMLRDRLVGGLKDEKLQRRLYAKKDLTFQVALEEALATEAAERSTQEARPSQPSQPRVHHEDLTDDSGSDREEVHRVQQRTQAAHIPQLPRREGGNCASCGESHERRTCRFRNAECRQCRKLGHIARVCRARPTRRQASDDQSKSPRSRGPTHQGNSTELTDFQGFLASPPSSMMC, from the exons atggcaaccgacaacagcttctcgccgttcaacccagcatctggagactgggaagcgtacgcctcccgtttcaccttcctcctagaagccaaaggggtcaccgacgaagaagacgccaagaagagggcgatattcttcagcgtctgcggagaggagacgtttgaaatcgcccgggctctccttgcgcctgaagatgtcgctactgttccatacaaaacaataatggaacagctgaaggggcacttttcgccacagccctcagtggtggctcgtcgaaatgccttctacgcaaagcggcaagcccctggggaaaccataactgggtttgtgacctctctccgccaagccgcccggttctgcaacttctcagagctggagaacatgcttcgtgaccgcctcgtcggtggcctgaaggatgagaagctgcaacgacgcctctacgctaagaaggacctaacgttccaggtcgctctggaggaggccctggcaacggaagctgccgagaggtcgacgcaagaggcacggccgagccagccgtcccaaccgagggtccaccacgaagacctcaccgacgactcaggatccgacagggaggaggtgcaccgagtacagcagcgcactcaagcagcccacataccacagctgcctcgacgagaaggagggaactgcgcaagctgtggagaaagtcacgagaggaggacctgccgtttccgcaacgcagagtgcagacagtgcagaaaattaggacacatcgcccgggtgtgtcgggctcggcccacccgacgccaggcatcagatgaccaatccaagagccccaggtcccggggcccaacacaccaaggcaactcgacggagctcacggacttccag ggattcctggcgtcacccccttcttcgatgatgtgttga